CCCGACATCATGTTCCCATTAAATCAGCCCAGAAATGGCACTATTTTCGAGGGCATAGAAgctgaaaataataattatattataaattttatcaaaacTTTAATCGTTCACAACTTTTGGTCCGTTCATCCGTTTAACACGAATCTTACACGAAAATTGCACTAGTCAATGAAAGGAATTCAATGAGCTACAAATCCATGTTAAAAACACGTGACACGGATCCCCGAAATTACTGTTTAAAGGTCTGTCCAATATTTACAAAGCCGAAAAGTACGATTTTTTATCATGATTTAATTATCCAAACATCACCACAACAATTTCCAAGCACTAGTAACTAATAATCATGCATAATaacatataaatgataataatttaaaAAGAGAAACATAGAGAATTGCGAGAGAAACATGAATACACAAAAAGTTGAACGAAGATGaagataattgatgatgatgattttagatgatgatgaggGTGTGGGTTGAGTCCCGAACAAATAAAAAGAGGGAGAGAAAAGATGTgtatttttattttaggttttagAATGTGATAAGGATTAGGATAATATCAAATAAGTAGGGAAAATATTTTGTGGGTTTAAACCCCTTAAAATTTTCGGCCGACTCTATGGGGGAgtattatttgtttttattttttttaaaaccaaaTCTTATCAATAATTATATTTATCTAATTATTTAAATCATATAATGAGCTAAATACATTTTAAAAGGAAAAAGGAGAAACCATGGGCCACCCATGAGGGATTCGACCGAATTGAAATTGGCCCGAAGATTAAACGAGCGCAATCCGATAAATATAACGTTACCGCGATTAAATATGCGAGAAGAATAAAATCTCAAGAAATAACATATAagaatattttattaactcatatGACATTGAAATGTCGTATAAAATAATTCGGATTTGGAAATCACAAAAATATGATCGTTGGTTTGGAAACCGAGACTATTTATCGAATTATAACCGTGATATGCTAGAACGTAATAACACATAAATACACAGtttcatttaataaataacattggaatattatttaaattattagaaTATATTTAATCATATAGAAATGACATGGGAAAGatatcaaataacgaaagttaattatttaacggaaaagataacggaaaaagtagggtcgttacagccgCATTCCTCACTAGGTGCGCATGGCTGAAATGAAGGGAAGCGCGCTGCACCTCTTATGTGGTGCGCCGCACCACGAAGCTGGTTATGCAGAAATGGTGCAACATTTCCCAAACGTTTTGCAACGTTTAACAATTGTTGGCATAATGTACCTAGACGTTTTGGGACATGTTTGAGTGGTTTATTAGTGTTCTAATGCACCCTTTCAAACATGTCCATAGCAAAGGGACGTGTCTTTTAATCATAACTAATTTTAAAAGGTTGCCACACTTCATTGCatattttgacccattataaatatacACCTTCACTATTCAAGAAAAGTTTCAGAAATTTGCCATTTCTAACATACTTTCAATATTCAAACTTGCATATTTGCTTTTTACAATTGTGTGGAACATTAGCCAAAACGATTTTCATCCTAGTCTTATCCCAATCTTGATTTTGTGTTATCCGAGACTAAGTGGGTCGAAATACTCGATTATGAAAGTGATTACATGATATTAGGATCACTCCGGCTATTGAATTATAAGCCCAACACGTTTATATAACATAAGTTGGATAAACGGGTCTGTTTATTGTCATGTAGACAAACGTCTTTTTACACCATATCATCATGCGTAGTAAAATTAGATATTGTTGTTATTGTGTTGTACAAAATTAGATAATAGATAAATTCTTACAAGCATATAAAATAAGGTTTCTTTTATATCAAAAATAACGACTCTACTAGCAACTTTATGAGCAATAAAAATCCCATAAGAATTACGTTATTATTGATACATTTGTAGCAATAACGATATAAACCCTAAAAACACTAACGAGTTCAAGTTCACAATCGAACTTTGGTCAACTTAATTTTTACTCTAATACCCTCCCGCTGTTCGAAAGGGAAATCATGAAAGTTCAGGAAAAAAACAAACACTAATGGAATACATAAAAGAACAACTTTTTCTCTAACTTGTTGCATAGAGCAAACTGATATTCGCTGACATAATTTCATATTGCTTGATTGTGTCCTCTTTCTGGAACTTTTTTTTTTGTACATCGTGGCTTGGTTTATGAATTTTTTTAACAGTGAGACTAGAGTCACTGACGGGAGACTACCAAAGAGTTCTCACCACCTGATCATATCCGTTCCACGTGTCAAGGATGTTCCACCGAACAACTACCATATGACAGACTCTGCGTATAGTCACCCTTGGGGAAACACACCCTGAACAACTGTCACGGTATAAGCTCAGACAGCGAAGCCTCTAGAGGACTTCATAATCAACTGCAAAGCAAATTGCATTATGAAATCCCCTGGTGacactcgaactcgagacctcatgGACACCCATAAAGGCGGTAATCGCTCAGCTAAATGGAGATGGTTGGCTTGCTCTATGACTTGGGCAGACAACTTTTATTGGCAATAACAATCATTTACGACGCTGCAAAAAAAGAGTATTTATTCTTTATTATTGATACAATATTTATAGCGTTAACATTGTAAACCCTAAAAATGCTAACGTGCCCAATCCATAATCCTACGTGGGCCAACCTAATTCATAATCTAATAATCAGAAGCTTTCCTTTAAAATGATTGTAGGCATATTAGTAGCGTTTGTGATGATTTTATTCGCAACAAACCTTTAATCACAATGACTACATGCTTAACACATTCGGACTTTTTAAAATGGGAATGGATGAAGCGGAATGCAAGTTGCATGTAAGAGTTTAGTTCCATGAAATGAAGTAAATTCACCAAGAGAGAAACCCGATTTTCCATCATCATCAACATTATAATATGATCTTCGATCTTTTGAGTTTTgcaaaaaagatataaaaataaagtAATAGAGTCAAACCACGACATATTTTGTTATATATTTAGATAGCTTATTATTGGAAAATAGATTTGAATGTATCTCATATAATCTACTCCCAAAATATAGGGATATTAGCTAGGAATAGATAACCATACTCTGTATATATATTGAGGCATTTTGGCCGATGGAATACACAGAAAATGCACATCGATATATTTGATATCTTTTATGGTATCAGGCTAGTGATCCTCCTTCTCCTTCATTGCCGATCACAGTTCTTTCTTCTATTTCTAATCATTGCAATCAAACATCTCAAACACAAATGACAGACACCAACATAATTCACCATGCTATCACCGTTAATAACATCAAGAATTTCATACCTATCATCTTTGAGATGAAAACTGGTCCATCAACGACCCAAGGTgcctgatatggccaaaacgaacggttttatttgtgcggtgtcgtcacGTCGCAACACGTCAGCTCTGACTATCAAAAGGGGATATTaggtttaaatttatatttagcggggcctaaatcatactactccttaaGATAATTCTATGGTGCAGGAGTAGTGGTTGATTACctaaattttgggttttctagataaagtaaagtaaagtacgataaaatttgtaattcaaataaggctaaaacaagtgcatgttatgatttcatcagttactttgccggtattacagaatgctggctcatggataagcagtgaccttgtatttactataCTAGTTCTAAACGCccttgtcataagacatgtcactgggtaatgcgataggcttgaagattctgaatagacatcaacgtcccttacccccgacgcccgtgcaatctgactacaggcatacacgttcagacggctcatccaattgagcgactcggttgggtgacgtattaacattccgaaatggtctaaactttcttaagtatgatagtatacatggttttccatatccaaGAGACGCGATGTGCCTCGATGCTTTCGTTACtgattggtttaaaagatagtCCGGCCCCTAaaggagttcaaccataaagaacaccatggccaagtcaagctgacttccatgaatacgtttggttatcctaacggtccaatcctttatgtgttcgaacaaacaactccttaattaactaagaatccctcaagcggggtgcaatgcttgagaccgcgttatggtgacgtgtactagtcaacactaaccgtgttccatggccttacttagtagaggtacagcttacaacaaccgttgtgcttcagcatgcacgtacgaagtttatattcttggtggctacactagcatggtctaggaccgacaatgtactaggggcctagttagatgtttcactacgaaagagtcctcagtcgtaatccaaggctcggtggacttactacaaccggtgtgcctcagtcaaaatcacgttgtatccgatagacttctcttaccaaggggtgacacagatagtgtactctgaatcgcggttcgcgacttcccaataacagagcaaataactacgttctattagttgaaaaagcgattgagttcaaagcataatcggaaatcattttgacaacatacacaaaccataatatagtTTCAGtattataactgattacgtcataacatacactaaagataactactcgctaataatggcaacaatatcacaaagcataataatggaagacattatataaagacaaggggATAGAagaaccagtagattaaacgagttctgaatacaaaagtgacaacttcaagactccagaccgctcctaatacaatcttcggcgttcttctccgggaactagatttcccgcacggagtcgaagaccttgaaagtatgactaatattgcacaatagagagaaagaagtgaactgaagtgtgtgttgaaaatgaatgacaaATGTCCTTTAAATAAACCTAAGTTTTCCCTGCAAACGGctagcaggccgtttgcaggggccgtttggcaGACCAAGCCGTTTGCTTGGGCCGTTTACTTGGGCCATTTGGCAGGCTGTTTCTGAGctaggcaggccgtttggcaggccgtttggcttgcctggttccctggatcgtaacttcatttcttgtctttcaccgtttttgctctagaatcttcgttttagtccgattctcttgattctttttgcaccgtcttcgtaattaattcttcttcaattctaaccgacgaagtgggtattttgccgataaagttcgaatcttttttgtttttgggccttaataccggggtaaaaacgtgactttttagccgatatcagtgccACCACTCCTCCTACCCAAACCGAATCCTGGTCATGCCTCGATGCTATCGTTACTCAGTAGATCTATAGCACCGTGTCTACTAAACTTCTTCTCACCATCATGAAATCTGACCTAATAGCACAACACACATGAGATCGGGTAAAAAGCATATTTCAAGATAATGAACAATCTAGGGCGATTCATCTCCATCATCAATTCTCCACTGTTCGACTAGAAAAATTCCCAAACATGTCATCTTATTGTCAAGAATTGAAGAACCTCGTCGATCAAGCGTAGGAGGTGATATTAAAGATCAGAATATGGTCTTACAGTTAATTGCTGACTTGAGTGATGGTTATCGCACCATTGATATTATGAATACTCATACGAAACCCACCGCATCAATTTCTAACAAATCCAATTTACCCATCTTTTTTATTCCCTTCATTGTACCAATATGGGCCTTCTACAGACCCAATAATCCAACACACTCGACAAGTCCACCTTCAAGCAGCCCATCCTCCCCAAATACCACTATTGGGCCACCCAACTCCTCTGGTCCACCTACGATACCACAAACTATCTCTGATCCACCACCAAACGATCGACCATCAGCCCCCTCTCAAACTGATTCTCATACCACTACTGCTCCTCCTTCACGCACAATCATAACTCGTTCCATGAACGGCACATTTAAGCTGAAAGTTCCCTTTAATCTTTCTGTTTCATCAACCCTCTCCCCTATCCCTTCCAATCCCAAACTTGCTCTTGCCGATATAAATTGGCGTTGTGCCATAACTGATGAATACCAAGCTTTGATGGCTAATAAGACGTGGGAACTAGTCCTTCGTCAACCTAATATGCATATTATTTGATCTATGTGGATTTTTCTTCATAAGACGAGATCGGATGGTACTTTTGAGCGATACAAAGCTCGTCTTGTAGGTGATGGGTGTGTACAACATGTTGGTATCGATTGTCATGAGACTTATAGCCCGGTGGTTAAACCGGCTACTATACGTACCGTTCTTACCTTAGCCGTTTCTAAATCTTGGCCTATCCACCAATGAGATGTCAAGAATGCTTTTTTACATGACACGTTGAATGAAACTGTTTACATGCATCAACCGATGGGATTTAAGGATTTGTCTCAACCTAATCATGTATGTTTACTCAAACGATCTTTATATGTTTTGAAACAGGCTTCCCGTTCATGGTACCTACGTTTCACGGATTTTGTTTATAATCTTGGTTTTTTTCATAGCAAATGTGACCACTCCCTGCTTTTCTACAACAACGGTCCGAATGTTGCGTACTTGTTACTTTACGTAGATGATATTATTTTGGTGACCTCTTCATATGCTCTTCGTGATGTTCTTATGTCCAAACTTGCTCATGAGTTTGCTATGAAGGATTTAGGTCCACTTAGTGCCTTTCTTGGTAAATTCGTGTCACGCACTTCTGATGGTTTGTTTTTAAACCAATCGGATTATGCCAATGATATAATTCAACGAGCGGGCATGGTCTCATGTAACCCGGCTGCAACACATGTTGACACCCATGGTAAGCAAAGTAAGTCCGAAGGTAGTCTCTATCCCGATCCTACCTTTTATAGAAGTCTTACGGGTGCGCTTCAATACCTTACGTTTACCAGATCAGATATAGCATATGCAGTTCAGCAAGTTTGTCTACACATGCATGCTCCTCGTGACTCTCACATGCTTGCACTAAAACGTAACATTTGCTATGTTCAAGGAACTATCTCACTTGGGCTGCATATTTCGAAGTCTAACTCGACTAAGATTATATCATACACTGACGCAGACTGGGCTGGCTTCCCCGATACACGACGTTCAACATCGGGCTATTGCGTATATTTGGGTGACAACTTGATATCTTGGTCCTGCCCACTGTTTCTCGTTCAAGTGCAGAAGCTGAATACCGGGGGTAGCTAATGTGGTCGCTGAATCTTGCTAGCTACGCAATCTATTATTCTAGCTTTCATGTCCTATCCACACGCCTACACTTGTGTTCTGTGACAATGTTAGTGCAATATACTTATCAGGTAACCCGGTTCAACACCAACGCACAAAGCACATTCTTCACGTGAACATTGTTCGATATTCATTTTGTCCGTGAAAAGGTCTCTAAGGGTCAAGTACGCATTCTTCACGTCCCTACTACTTTCCAGATCGCTGATATTTTTACTAAGGGTCTTCCTCGTGTTCTCTTTGAAGACTTCCGTTCCAGTTTGTGCATTCGGAAACCGAACGCTTCAACTGCGGGGGAGTAATAGAGTCAAACCACGGCATATTTTGTTATATAATCAGATAGCTTATTATTGGAAAATAGATTTGAATGTATCTCATATTATCTACTCTCAAAATATAGGGATATTAGCTAGGAATAGATAACCATACTCTGTATATATATTGAGGCATTTTGGCCTATGGAATACACAAAAAATACACATCAATATATTTGATATCTTTTATAAAGTAAATCTTGAGACAATGTTTCAATTGTGAGAGAACACGACTACTCATAATGAGTTAAATAAAATTTTCTTTATGAAAAGCAAGCTAAAATAGAATATGAGATGATTTTAATTTCATTGAAGGCGACAATCTGTCACAACTGAAGAAACTTTGGATGAATAATGATCATTTGATTAGTCATTGTACGTGGTCGATGGATGTTTTGAACAAATAACGTGCTAGTAGTCTACATTAAATTAAAACCAccacaaaaaaaatgaaaataagatGATATTGTTTTTGTGGTATATGCGTAACCTAAAAGTACGATTGCAAGTTTGTTACTGTCAATATGTCATATAATATACTTTATTAACGGGTAGCTAATTAGATGACACATATTAATTTTATGCTAGTGGTTATCTTTGTATGTAAAGTCTGAAGATAACAATATACTCCGTATTCAATTGACTTAACGTGAAACTACGTGTTGATTTGATGCTGTTATTAATTGTTAAGCAAGCACTCAGAAATTTAGAAAGTTACCAACCACCTACAACTTCTAGACCATATTTGTCTATGACGAAGATTTAAACTCGCAGTGCGAGATGGTGGGGTTGAGTATTAAAGTGGAGACGAGTTTTAATAAACTCTGATAAATTGAACACAAAAAAGAAAGAGAAAAAGTTGTGTAAAGAAATGAAAGATTTCGAACacaaaaaaagagagaaaaaaagttGTGTAAAGAATTGAAATTTTtcgaataaaaaaagaaaaaagaataaaagtgtaaaatttataaaaaaaaatggatAAACTAAACTTTTGATGAACACTTATGATTGTTATggttatataatatatcaatacccttGTAAACAGTAACTATTTCAGTTGTTCACAATTATCATTGACGATACATACTTTCGGCTAGCGGCTACATATACCAGTACATGGTCAATACTCATAAAAGAGTAGATTGTCAATTGCATGTTTTTCCTCTGGACAACGTCTGCGCAGACCTAGATCACAATGCAGAGATCGTGGGGTCGCTAAGTCAATCTCCGAAGGCAAACTGTGAATTGGTTCGTTGAGCGTCTGTTGCTATGTCTTTGAGTCCTAGAGTGAGAATGTACTGTGTGAGAGAAAGTCCAAGTGTTTGAAAAGTGATGGTCCAGATGTCCTATTTATAGGCGCATGGGGTCTCCGGATTGTTCGGAGACACGTGTTGCGTTATCATTGTTTGATATATGTGAAAAGTGTGTAACGAACTTTGAGCTTTATGGTGATGTGACATGCACGCTACTCACGTGCTTTAGACTTAGATATTCAGGGCTTATGCATTTGTAGCGGCCTATAGATCTTACGCTAAATGTTGGACGGCCTAATATGTCTTTGATTAATGATTCTCACCGAAGTGCGTTGAACGTATAATAATGAACATGCCTATAGTTTCTAAGTATGTCTTCCGTCTCTAAGTTCTATTTTGTCTTCCTTGATGCGTGTAGATCATAGAATACACATTAAATTTCCTAGTTTGATGGTTGCATTTTGTTTAAATACAATCATTAAACTATAAAATCTGACGCCTTTTTCGTTATTGGGAACTTGATACCTTTTTTGTTGCCTTTTTGAAGATGTGAAGAGATGATAGGAGATGCATTTGATGTTTTTGACTGCTGATTTGACATGTTGTAACATACCTTTTTTTTTACCTTTTAAACTTTTGAAAATGTTTCTAAAAATTTCTTTTAATCTTAGCCCTTATATGTGTCTTGATCTGGAGCCTTCCTTTTATTTTAACCGACTCTATAAATAACCCTTTAATCCCTACTAAATCACTTTTTACAGATCTCATTTTTTACGTTCACGCTTTCTTCATCTTCCAGAATTTTTCTGTTCTCTCCGAAGCTTTGCTAGTTTCGTTACGCTTAAGGTTAGTATTCTTCGTACTTCTTCATCTacgatttttaatattatcttccgTGGCCGATCTAGAGAATATGTTGTGAACCAGAAGGATGTAGCTACGATTATGTCAAATATGACGTAGGATAGTTTAGATAGTTTGTGTAATAAGTTTAGACATCTTAATAAATATCATCCAATTTTTCGTTCGCCCTTTGATAGGGCAAATTACCCTCCAGAAGATATAATCACTCTATATCAACTTCAACTTACTACAGAAAATCATCGCGTTCCCATTTGCCCCCTTTTTTTAGATGTTTTTGATAGTGTATCCTCCCGTCAAGACACACGAAGCTACGCTAACGAAGGTATCACGCCTAACGATGATAGATGACATAAGGTTGGATCACAAGAACGCATATGTCAAATACAAACTAAAGGCGGGATATCCTTAAAATCAAATAATAGCGCTCAAAGGACAGAAGAAGAATGCCACCAAATAAGAATCCCAATATTCAGAGTTGGTACAAATCCACTTCCGTCATATGAAGCAATCGTAACGAAGGAATGTATTGACAAAGGGATCACGGTTACCAATGGACAAGGACCTCTCCTAAAGTCACGAGATCACCTAGACTGAAGGAGAGAAGTTAACGGGTTGACCAAACTCGTTACCACTAACATccaaatgacaaaagaggaatgCTGCAGGCTAACTTTCTTGGGCCAGCAGAGATTACAGTCAGCCGAAGGGAAAGTCCCCTTTGTCTCATCAGAGATTGCCTCGAAGACTGAATCTACCTAGAAAACTGGTAACAAGGCTATTACCTAACTCTATATAAAGGGAACATGATCCCTGGACAAGGCATTCACACTCAGTCATAATCACTCGTACATAAACactctcaatgagttacctccgtatcttggtggcgtaaagtacgataccttcggggaatcgcctaCAAGCATACATCCACCATCATATCACCCCATATCATCCATTTAGTGATCAGATTCCAACTTCCTTGTTCAGCTAACAAGGTGtgccaagaattgtacaaacaattggcgccatcTGTGGGACACCACTTCAATACTTACTTTGTTTGAAAAACGGAAGATCATGGAAGAATCTGATCATCCACCGCCCGGTTTCTCTCTACCATCTGAGGTAGATCGACCTGAGACCGGAACACGGACACCTATCACTCCTGCTATGCCAATAACTACAAACCGGAATGATTCCGAACCACCACCACTAATCGACAAAACCTTCATACTCAACAACTATGATAACATACGCGCTGTTATCAAAAAGTTGCGAGAAGAAGGGCAGTTACACAGTCAGCGAACACTGACGTATGACAGCGATGATGTCGACGAAGAAATAGAAATGGAGGCCAGGCCAGCAAGAAGTCTCCCTCTTACCAGCTAGCCTCAGATCTTACAACCGGCAGTCCCTCCGAGTATCACTCTCCAGCCGATACCTTCACAGCCGGCTCATTCAATGACCACCACCAGTGTCCCTCTGAGCCACTCAGGAGGACCAATTACGCAGCAGTATACCTTCGGGAGCCCATTTCCTGTTGCTCCATAGAACATACCTAACGCCAGCACTATCTTACCAACCGCGGGAATCATTCCCCTGGTAACTCAGCCGAGCGCTTCGTTGCCCCCAGGGTCACAATTATGGAACGGAAGTAATCTGTGGGTCAATTTGCCTTTCCAAGGTACATACATTGGAGGTACCTCCGCAGCGAACAACCTCCACCACGGAGCTAGCGGAAATGCTGGTGGATATTTACACCAACCTTGGAAGAGTCAGAAAACTCCTGTCGTATCTTCAATACAAAACCACCCGCTACCCATCGGGATGAAGATACCATCCCACCTGGGGTATTACGAAGGAAAACACGACCCCGATgattttataaatatcttcgaaGGTGCGGCTCGAATGTCAAGATGGGATACAGCTGTGGCTTCTCACGCGTTCTCATACGTGCTCAAAAGTGATGCAAGGATCTGGTTCGACTCTTTAGCAAGAGATTCCGTCTCCAGCTTTGAGGACCTTAAACGACTTTTTTGGTCGAAGTTTAGCCAGCAAAAGAAACACAAGAAGAATCACGTCGCTGCCCACAGTATCAAGCAAAAAGATGGCGAAGCTTCGAGGGCTTTTCTCGTTCGATATACGGACGAAATCCAGCAGATTCCAGGACTCCCCGAGTCACAAAGGATCTCGGGACTCTTATACGGTTGCAGGACCCGAGCATTGGGGGAACATCTCAGTCGGGATCTCCCTGACACTTACGAAGCATTGCTAGAAAAATCATACGTTTGGCTTGACGCGAAAGACACTGCGAATAGCTTCGTGTACGAAGAAACTCAAGGCTTCAAGCGAAAAGAAAAACCAAGTCACCGTGAAGAGAAGTCcggaagaagaaatgagcgaaatAGTTTCTCCCCTTATAGAAGGGAAAACACCCCTGGTATCCTCGGAACGCTGGTAAAGTCACCTAAAGAAATCCTAGCTACCGAAAAGGCCGCCCAAGCCTTCAAAACTCCACCAAAGCTAAATAGCAAAGGAAAAATGAGAGACACGATTAAATTTTGTGAGTTTCATAATGACTTCGGCCATGAAACGGACGACTGCATACAGTTAAGGCAAGCTATCGAAGAGGCAGTCAGATCTGGGAAATTAAGACATTTAGTAAAGGGCATACGCAACCCGAAGGTACTGAAGCAAGAGCCCAGAACCGAAGAAAAGAAACCGAATATGGACAACGCCATACTTACGGTCTCAGAATGCTTCGCAGTTAAGAAGCCAAGAACCTACACGAGGGAAAGAAAGAGCGGAGTAATAGATTGGGAAGAGATCTCTTTCCCAGCACTTGACACGATCACTCCCTTcgacaatgtagtgacccgaacttttccatgtttatatatattaattaagattgatatttacatgattaaacgtttccaacatgttaagcaatcaaacttgttaagacttgattaattgaaataggtttcatatagacaattgaccacccaagttgaccggtgattcacgaacgttaaaacttgtaaaaactatatgatgacatatatatggttatatatatagttaacatgatattatgataagtaaacatatcattaagtatattaacaatgaactacatatgtaaaaacaagactactaacttaatgattttgaaacgagacatatatgtaacgattatcgttgtaacgacatttaatgtatatatattatattaagagatattcgtacatcataatatcatgataatataataatttaaaatctcttttgatattataaacattgggttaacaacatttaacaagatcgttaacctaaaggtttcaaaacaacatttacatgtaacgactaacgatgacttaacgactcagttaaaatgtatatacatgtagtgttttaatatgtattcatacacttttgaaagacttcaagacacttatcaaaatacttctacttaacaaaaatgcttacaattacatcctcgttcagtttcatcaacaattctactcgtatgcacccgtattcgtactcgtacaatacacagcttttagatatatgtactattggtatatacactccaattatcagctcttagtagcccatgtgagtcacctaacacatttgggaaccatcatttggcaactagcatgaaatatctcataaaattacaaaaatatgagtaatcattcatgacttatttacatgaaaacaaaattacatatcctttatatctaatccatacaccaacgactaaaaacacctacaaacactttcattcttcaattttcttcatctaattgatctctctcaagttctatcttcaagttctaagtgttcttcataaattccaaaagttctagtttcataaaatcaagaatactttcaagtttgctagctcacttccaatcttgtaaggtgatcatccaacctcaagaaatctttgtttcttacagtaggttatcattctaatacaaggtaataatcatattcaaactttggttcaatttctataactataacaatcttatttcaagtgatgatc
This genomic stretch from Rutidosis leptorrhynchoides isolate AG116_Rl617_1_P2 chromosome 11, CSIRO_AGI_Rlap_v1, whole genome shotgun sequence harbors:
- the LOC139875675 gene encoding uncharacterized mitochondrial protein AtMg00810-like; the encoded protein is MGFKDLSQPNHVCLLKRSLYVLKQASRSWYLRFTDFVYNLGFFHSKCDHSLLFYNNGPNVAYLLLYVDDIILVTSSYALRDVLMSKLAHEFAMKDLGPLSAFLGKFVSRTSDGLFLNQSDYANDIIQRAGMVSCNPAATHVDTHGKQSKSEGSLYPDPTFYRSLTGALQYLTFTRSDIAYAVQQVCLHMHAPRDSHMLALKRNICYVQGTISLGLHISKSNSTKIISYTDADWAGFPDTRRSTSGYCVYLGDNLISWSCPLFLVQVQKLNTGGS